The Fructilactobacillus ixorae genome has a window encoding:
- a CDS encoding PadR family transcriptional regulator, with protein sequence MKGKEIILGLLETRGPLTGYEINEIIQNQLSHFYDGSYGMIYPTLRKLEQDALVTKRQVNQTEKPNKNVFSILPAGQTAFRQALTSELATDTFKSDFLLKMYFGDQLTPAQKRTLVQQELDLKQLKLDALHANLTDWQARGMTENQRLTANYGIATYTAQIKVLKEALQQLTRS encoded by the coding sequence ATGAAGGGGAAAGAAATTATTTTGGGTCTACTAGAAACCCGGGGACCACTGACGGGCTATGAGATCAACGAAATTATTCAAAACCAGTTGAGTCATTTCTATGATGGCAGCTACGGGATGATTTATCCGACGTTACGGAAGCTTGAACAGGATGCTCTGGTGACCAAGCGCCAGGTTAACCAAACGGAAAAGCCCAATAAAAACGTGTTTTCAATCTTACCCGCCGGTCAAACTGCATTTCGCCAGGCGCTAACGTCAGAGCTTGCGACGGACACCTTTAAATCAGATTTCTTATTAAAAATGTACTTTGGGGATCAACTGACGCCAGCGCAAAAACGTACCTTAGTGCAACAAGAGTTGGATCTGAAGCAGTTAAAGTTAGATGCACTCCACGCTAATTTGACTGATTGGCAAGCCCGGGGGATGACGGAAAACCAACGCTTGACTGCCAACTATGGGATTGCAACGTACACGGCGCAAATTAAGGTTTTAAAGGAAGCATTACAGCAATTAACGAGAAGCTAA
- a CDS encoding DEAD/DEAH box helicase: MLEQFETRFAQLGYAAPTAIQTAVYEPMIDGGSDIVALSPTGSGKTVAFLMPILANLLAGGGPQVIILEPSQELAMQVTNVIRAWAGPFHAQVLPIIGGANVKRQQEKLKKRPEIIVGTPGRVLNLLQDRKLKPQGIETVVVDEADDLLQDDSRAKVRAIVGTVPRDAQVAYFSATDSDVLHHLETEMGKPATVIDVRKQDQSRGVVRHGQFEVSRGKRNDVLNRLTKLPNFKALVFFNQSQDLNRAYNFFKHQGYAPVEKLSGSETKMQRERALKAFRKGQFKLLLTTDVAARGLDIPKLPAVINYDLPGDATTYIHRVGRTGRMGEPGLVINFGDDHDLRDLKKCLRDTDYDLQPIYYYRGKLVDHVEAPAGANPAQPKPTTTATQPASTTRPGTPTQPVVSNPPKQRKRKKNRRRDQKNKGKHWPK, from the coding sequence GTGTTAGAACAATTTGAAACCCGGTTCGCCCAGTTAGGCTACGCGGCCCCCACGGCGATTCAAACGGCGGTCTACGAACCAATGATTGACGGCGGGTCCGACATTGTGGCATTGTCACCGACGGGGTCGGGGAAAACGGTTGCCTTTTTGATGCCGATTCTGGCTAATTTACTGGCCGGAGGCGGACCCCAGGTGATTATTCTGGAACCGTCCCAGGAACTCGCTATGCAGGTGACCAACGTGATTCGCGCTTGGGCGGGTCCGTTTCACGCCCAGGTGCTCCCGATTATCGGAGGTGCGAACGTGAAACGGCAGCAGGAAAAGCTGAAAAAGCGCCCAGAAATCATTGTGGGAACCCCCGGGCGGGTGTTGAACCTGTTACAGGATCGAAAGTTGAAACCGCAGGGAATCGAAACCGTGGTGGTGGATGAAGCGGATGATTTACTGCAGGATGATTCGCGGGCGAAGGTCCGAGCAATTGTCGGAACCGTCCCCCGGGATGCGCAGGTGGCCTACTTTTCAGCCACCGATAGCGATGTTTTACACCACTTAGAGACCGAGATGGGAAAACCGGCCACAGTAATTGACGTTCGTAAGCAGGATCAGAGTCGGGGAGTGGTTCGCCACGGCCAGTTTGAGGTTTCTCGGGGCAAACGAAATGACGTGTTGAACCGGTTGACCAAGTTGCCGAACTTTAAAGCCCTGGTCTTTTTTAATCAGAGTCAGGACTTGAACCGGGCTTACAACTTTTTTAAACACCAGGGCTATGCGCCGGTGGAAAAGCTGAGTGGTAGCGAAACTAAAATGCAACGGGAACGCGCCTTAAAGGCCTTTCGCAAGGGACAGTTTAAGCTATTGCTGACGACGGACGTGGCTGCCCGGGGACTCGATATTCCCAAGTTGCCGGCCGTGATTAACTATGATTTACCGGGTGACGCGACGACCTACATTCACCGGGTCGGTCGGACCGGTCGGATGGGTGAACCCGGCTTAGTGATTAACTTTGGCGACGACCACGACCTGCGCGATCTAAAGAAGTGTTTGCGGGACACGGATTATGACTTACAACCGATTTACTACTACCGGGGGAAACTAGTCGATCACGTTGAGGCGCCGGCCGGAGCGAATCCGGCCCAGCCGAAACCAACTACCACCGCCACGCAACCGGCTTCGACCACGCGACCAGGAACACCTACTCAACCGGTGGTAAGTAACCCGCCTAAGCAACGGAAACGAAAGAAAAACCGGCGCCGGGACCAGAAGAACAAGGGTAAGCACTGGCCAAAGTAA
- a CDS encoding MetQ/NlpA family ABC transporter substrate-binding protein, which translates to MKKKYIISGIVVVFAILFIVTFIIKPKQDDGKTIRLASSPGPYSELFLKGVKPILEQEGYRVKNQSFSDLSLADVAINNGEADLNVDQHTAYMNNFNHEKHAHLTALTKIPTVPTGIYPAQKHSLKEVAKGDSVAIPNDPSNMARAYNVLVKAGWITLKPGVDPIKATSKDIATNKYDLKIKEMQDVQIPRSRSDFAYVILPGSTAYPAKISTKTMLLAEDIKPDYYLVVAVDQKSAKQKWAKAVSKAYHSKKFKQYLQDHNKQSFWKLPAGY; encoded by the coding sequence ATGAAGAAAAAGTACATTATTAGTGGCATCGTGGTGGTGTTTGCCATTCTCTTTATCGTTACGTTTATCATCAAACCCAAGCAGGATGACGGAAAAACGATTCGTCTAGCTTCGTCACCGGGTCCTTACAGTGAACTTTTCTTAAAGGGCGTGAAGCCGATTCTGGAGCAGGAGGGCTATCGGGTAAAAAACCAGTCCTTTAGCGATTTATCCCTAGCGGATGTTGCCATCAATAACGGCGAAGCGGACTTGAATGTGGATCAGCATACCGCGTACATGAACAACTTTAACCACGAAAAACACGCCCACTTAACGGCACTAACGAAGATTCCGACGGTGCCGACCGGGATCTATCCTGCCCAAAAGCACAGTTTGAAGGAAGTTGCGAAGGGGGATTCCGTGGCCATTCCGAATGACCCCTCGAACATGGCGCGGGCCTACAACGTGCTGGTTAAGGCCGGGTGGATCACGCTAAAACCGGGAGTTGATCCGATTAAAGCCACCAGTAAGGATATTGCTACCAACAAATATGATTTAAAGATTAAAGAAATGCAGGACGTGCAGATTCCGCGGTCGCGATCGGACTTTGCGTACGTAATCTTGCCGGGGTCGACGGCTTATCCAGCCAAGATTTCGACGAAGACGATGTTATTAGCAGAAGACATCAAACCAGATTACTACCTCGTTGTGGCAGTGGATCAGAAGAGCGCCAAGCAGAAGTGGGCGAAGGCAGTTAGCAAGGCTTACCACTCCAAGAAATTCAAACAATACCTGCAGGATCATAACAAGCAAAGCTTCTGGAAGCTTCCAGCTGGTTATTAA
- a CDS encoding DUF6119 family protein, with protein sequence MVKKINFCKLTKIDNHVDYKKYLRDEYVECLNENQEFNDVNCIVRSLKNINKNNLIIDDLIKNIDKHDEKNKDYHIVERDLSSDIRLLHGYNGKLYLQRVYPVSPGWSDIISYFTDDKFDLRQIKYNVLIIISDKENKNIYAISFGNGRSLLNNKYIEKDFPNEIIRRSLDLDDIKNISAIDFSEYPYIRNNKKTTNNRSIPLSRIVDEEMPFLATKFIGKGILKHKNFNKLSSSYTNSYKCNNLLIKFKLLNYIGNLYRYKCKFISYFLNENVNDNIITSCDYNLLIDYFCYIRIINIYSKLIKINENDIHILINNGIFLSISSEFKSLFDILNIIDRMSYLESMSPKINWENEVIELKEVNEQENNFEDYLEHLFISNSRKNNDNRLSFTYEKREENDDVHYIKINKLSTKYMYDQLDLSIFDKISSMKINKFFDENNIEDYFDRNILKKFGGDSLEINIEDYFKAQAQAQAQAQAQAQAQAQAQAQAPKNPLIYILKNKLVVNEYNSNGENLNIGKHVYECCQYFYRDTSNNKNYVLIFGKWYAFNNSFIERVFSRIDKIEEYTFPLYFPFTQYPEIIIKDEKRKSLNSVGLSKENSKKDTNYKLKKYSENDYNKIVVYNNHHKILNLDKESFPVEGARSPMEICDWIYFDKKYHFIFNKKGYSGENFSHLLNQVRSSAEMIDGNKDKVIKFIKKVYLNQNKKRINFELKNDNSNMVFVLGIITNKEHLNKSSNSKIFPLLSCLGLSSLSREMKYHGIELKILFIKDVSECKRYYFSRGKFYIVNR encoded by the coding sequence ACGTTGAATGTTTAAATGAAAATCAAGAATTTAATGATGTTAATTGTATTGTAAGAAGTTTAAAAAATATTAATAAGAACAATTTGATAATTGATGATCTCATAAAAAATATTGATAAACATGATGAAAAGAATAAAGACTATCATATAGTAGAAAGAGATTTAAGCAGCGACATTAGGCTCTTGCATGGATATAATGGGAAATTATATTTACAAAGAGTTTATCCCGTTTCTCCCGGATGGTCTGATATCATATCATATTTTACTGATGATAAATTTGATTTGAGGCAAATTAAATATAATGTCTTAATAATTATAAGTGATAAAGAAAATAAAAATATTTATGCTATTTCTTTTGGAAATGGACGAAGTTTACTAAACAATAAATATATTGAAAAAGATTTTCCTAATGAAATAATTAGACGATCCTTAGATTTAGATGATATTAAGAATATATCGGCAATTGATTTTTCTGAATATCCATATATAAGAAATAATAAAAAAACAACAAATAATAGATCAATCCCTCTATCAAGAATAGTAGATGAAGAAATGCCTTTTCTAGCTACGAAGTTTATTGGTAAAGGAATTTTAAAACACAAAAATTTTAATAAATTATCAAGTTCTTATACAAATTCTTATAAATGTAATAATTTGTTAATTAAATTTAAATTATTGAATTATATAGGAAACCTTTATCGATATAAATGTAAGTTTATATCATATTTTTTAAATGAAAATGTTAATGATAATATTATTACTAGTTGTGATTATAACCTACTTATAGATTATTTTTGTTATATTCGTATAATAAATATATATTCAAAACTTATTAAAATAAATGAAAATGATATTCATATTTTAATAAACAATGGGATATTTTTAAGTATAAGTTCTGAATTTAAATCTTTATTTGATATTTTAAATATTATTGATAGAATGTCATATTTAGAATCAATGTCTCCAAAAATAAATTGGGAAAATGAAGTGATAGAATTAAAAGAGGTTAATGAACAAGAAAATAATTTTGAAGATTATTTGGAGCATTTATTTATTAGTAATTCTCGAAAAAATAATGATAATAGATTGTCTTTTACTTATGAAAAAAGAGAAGAAAATGATGATGTTCATTATATTAAAATTAATAAGTTAAGCACAAAATATATGTATGATCAACTTGATTTAAGTATCTTTGATAAGATATCGTCTATGAAAATAAATAAATTTTTTGATGAAAATAATATTGAGGACTATTTTGATAGGAATATTTTAAAAAAATTTGGTGGAGATTCACTTGAAATTAATATAGAAGATTATTTTAAAGCCCAAGCCCAAGCCCAAGCCCAAGCCCAAGCCCAAGCCCAAGCCCAAGCCCAAGCCCAAGCCCAAGCCCCCAAAAATCCATTAATTTATATTCTTAAAAATAAGTTAGTTGTTAATGAATATAATTCAAATGGTGAAAATTTGAATATAGGCAAGCATGTTTATGAATGCTGTCAATATTTCTACAGGGATACCTCCAATAATAAGAATTATGTTCTAATTTTTGGAAAATGGTATGCATTTAACAATAGTTTTATAGAACGTGTATTTTCACGTATAGATAAAATTGAGGAATATACATTTCCGTTATACTTTCCATTTACTCAATATCCAGAAATTATTATTAAGGATGAAAAAAGAAAATCTTTGAATTCTGTTGGATTATCCAAAGAAAATTCAAAAAAGGATACCAATTATAAACTAAAGAAATACTCAGAAAATGATTACAATAAAATTGTTGTATATAATAATCATCATAAGATTCTAAATTTAGATAAAGAATCATTTCCAGTTGAAGGAGCACGAAGTCCAATGGAAATTTGCGATTGGATTTATTTTGACAAAAAATATCATTTTATTTTTAATAAAAAAGGATATAGTGGCGAAAATTTTAGTCACTTGCTTAATCAGGTAAGATCTTCAGCTGAAATGATTGACGGGAATAAGGATAAGGTTATTAAATTTATAAAAAAAGTTTATTTAAATCAAAATAAAAAAAGGATAAATTTTGAATTAAAAAATGATAATAGTAATATGGTGTTTGTTTTGGGTATTATAACCAATAAAGAACACTTAAATAAGTCATCTAATTCTAAAATCTTTCCGCTTTTATCTTGCTTAGGTTTATCTAGTTTATCACGTGAAATGAAATATCATGGTATAGAATTAAAAATTTTGTTTATTAAGGATGTTAGTGAATGTAAACGTTACTATTTTAGTAGAGGTAAATTTTATATTGTTAATAGATAA
- the gntK gene encoding gluconokinase, giving the protein MEYVIGVDIGTTSTKTVLYDDTGAVKGYSNDLYNLYQDTPDMAEEDPEEIFSAMLAGVSKVVEKADLQPGELKGISYSCAMHSLICLDENYKPLTRAITWADNRAVKYADELKNNGIGMELYKKTGVPVHPMTPLTKIMWIRNERPAIYKQTRYFVGIKEYINYKLFGVLKEDYSIANATALFNIFTMDWDDQALSVAGVTRDQLPELVDTTYQLKGLNERYANMMGIDQDLPFVIGASDGPLANLGVDAIKPGVVAVTIGTSGAVRIVSDKPRIDPKARVFCYYLAKDMWVIGGPVNNGGIVFRWIRDQICLPEKVTAEEMNLDAYDLLTKIAASIPAGSDGLIFLPFLGGERAPIWDADARGTFFGLTRQHTRANMIRAALEGIVYNLYTVMLALAEVVGEPTKIQATGGFAHSELWRQMLADIFEQDVNIPESVEGTALGAAVLGMYSFKMIDSLYDVEKFVGVTNTHKPNPENYKAYRELVPIYIRLSRALQPEYKNIANFQRQNEAEDPHDTEK; this is encoded by the coding sequence ATGGAATACGTAATTGGCGTTGACATTGGAACCACCAGTACTAAAACGGTTTTATACGATGATACCGGAGCCGTAAAGGGGTATTCAAATGACCTTTACAACCTGTACCAAGACACTCCAGACATGGCCGAAGAAGATCCAGAAGAAATCTTTAGTGCCATGCTGGCGGGGGTTTCCAAGGTCGTCGAAAAAGCAGACTTACAACCCGGCGAACTTAAAGGCATTTCTTACTCCTGTGCCATGCACAGCTTGATTTGTCTGGACGAAAATTACAAACCCCTCACCCGGGCGATTACCTGGGCCGATAACCGGGCTGTAAAATACGCAGACGAGTTGAAAAACAACGGAATTGGGATGGAACTCTACAAAAAGACCGGCGTGCCGGTTCACCCCATGACGCCATTAACCAAGATCATGTGGATTCGCAACGAACGCCCCGCCATCTACAAACAAACGCGGTACTTCGTCGGCATCAAAGAATACATTAACTACAAGCTGTTCGGGGTCCTCAAGGAGGACTACTCGATCGCGAACGCAACAGCTTTGTTCAACATCTTTACCATGGACTGGGACGACCAAGCTCTTTCCGTCGCGGGCGTAACGCGTGACCAGTTACCAGAACTCGTTGATACTACCTACCAATTAAAGGGGCTCAACGAACGCTACGCCAACATGATGGGGATTGATCAGGACCTGCCGTTTGTCATTGGGGCTTCCGATGGTCCCCTAGCTAACCTTGGCGTCGATGCCATCAAACCCGGCGTAGTAGCCGTAACGATTGGAACCTCGGGTGCCGTCCGGATTGTGAGTGACAAACCCCGCATTGATCCAAAGGCGCGGGTCTTTTGTTACTACCTCGCTAAGGATATGTGGGTCATCGGGGGACCAGTTAACAACGGTGGAATCGTCTTCCGGTGGATTCGAGACCAAATCTGTCTCCCCGAAAAGGTAACCGCCGAGGAAATGAATCTCGATGCGTACGACCTGTTGACTAAAATCGCTGCTTCGATTCCAGCTGGGTCGGACGGCCTAATCTTCCTACCTTTCTTAGGTGGCGAACGGGCTCCGATCTGGGATGCCGATGCCCGGGGAACCTTCTTCGGGTTAACCCGGCAACACACCCGGGCCAACATGATTCGGGCTGCGCTGGAAGGAATCGTCTACAACCTGTATACGGTTATGTTGGCGCTCGCCGAAGTGGTGGGCGAACCAACTAAGATTCAGGCTACGGGTGGCTTCGCCCACTCCGAACTCTGGCGGCAAATGTTAGCCGACATCTTCGAACAAGACGTCAACATCCCCGAAAGTGTCGAAGGAACGGCACTGGGAGCGGCGGTCTTAGGGATGTACAGTTTCAAGATGATTGATAGTCTGTACGACGTCGAAAAGTTTGTCGGGGTTACCAACACTCACAAACCAAATCCCGAAAACTACAAGGCTTACCGAGAATTAGTGCCAATTTACATTCGGCTGAGCCGCGCATTACAACCAGAATACAAGAACATTGCGAACTTCCAGCGCCAAAACGAGGCTGAAGATCCGCATGATACGGAAAAGTAA
- a CDS encoding helix-turn-helix domain-containing protein: protein MKNKFAQQLKKLRSNRGLSQAELAEQLFISRQAVSKWEAGTATPDLNTLIKLTELLECSLDELVSAQPSPGEQPVPSHQMNGWEFLHRDWWLIFPVGGFLVWALKTLVPFFS, encoded by the coding sequence ATGAAAAATAAATTTGCACAGCAATTAAAAAAATTACGGAGCAACCGGGGATTATCGCAGGCGGAATTAGCCGAGCAACTGTTTATTTCGCGCCAAGCAGTCTCCAAGTGGGAAGCTGGAACGGCAACTCCGGATCTTAACACGTTAATTAAATTAACGGAGTTGTTGGAGTGCTCGCTCGACGAGTTGGTGTCTGCCCAACCAAGCCCAGGTGAGCAACCTGTCCCAAGCCACCAGATGAACGGGTGGGAATTTCTCCACCGAGATTGGTGGTTGATTTTTCCGGTGGGTGGCTTTTTAGTCTGGGCGCTGAAAACCCTGGTGCCGTTTTTTTCGTAA
- a CDS encoding GH25 family lysozyme gives MQAQTRSDYQRAHRRRLSRKLGWTSVILVGLVLLGVLIGHHVINRHARQQVFLRNYPVRGVMLDQTDEYADFNQLQTNGVKYVYLRATQGASLTDDDFNNNYTRSIGSGLKVGVYHQYSFSSSVREQEQNLKRTLGNNIGDLPIMINLSYYNDYNAETVDRKQLARRMRQLVAWTQHYSQRPVLIKTSATNYQVLKRIPHTEFLLPRAKSGRHVTFASLAKQEQLYNNGKGSAFRMTAFRGSTVQWNQYLQVLKQHEIRSDAA, from the coding sequence ATGCAAGCACAAACACGGAGTGATTATCAACGAGCGCACCGGCGGCGACTTTCCCGAAAGCTTGGGTGGACCAGTGTGATCCTAGTCGGGCTAGTGCTGCTGGGGGTGCTGATCGGGCATCATGTGATTAACCGGCACGCCCGCCAGCAAGTCTTCCTGCGCAATTATCCTGTGCGGGGGGTGATGCTGGACCAAACGGATGAGTACGCTGATTTTAACCAGTTGCAAACCAACGGGGTTAAATACGTGTACCTGCGCGCGACCCAGGGTGCAAGCTTGACGGACGATGATTTTAACAACAACTACACCCGCAGCATCGGCTCCGGACTTAAAGTAGGGGTATATCATCAATACAGTTTCAGCAGCTCGGTGCGAGAGCAGGAACAGAACCTGAAGCGCACCCTCGGCAATAACATTGGTGATCTGCCGATTATGATTAACCTTTCCTACTATAATGATTACAACGCCGAAACGGTGGACCGGAAGCAACTAGCGCGGCGGATGCGCCAACTGGTGGCTTGGACGCAGCACTACTCCCAACGGCCGGTCCTGATTAAAACGAGTGCCACAAACTATCAGGTGCTGAAGCGGATTCCCCACACGGAGTTCCTGTTACCGCGCGCTAAGTCCGGGCGGCATGTGACGTTTGCGAGCTTAGCGAAGCAGGAACAACTATATAATAACGGGAAGGGGAGCGCCTTTCGCATGACGGCCTTTCGGGGGAGTACGGTACAATGGAATCAATATCTGCAAGTGTTAAAACAACATGAGATTAGGAGTGATGCAGCATGA
- a CDS encoding phosphoglycerate dehydrogenase, which produces MDYKIAVPQTLAVAGKQQLREHGFTVVELPDQQVSTLLNLAPDAFGIILATAPFPKETIHQMPNLKIIARNGVGYDNLDVPYLKQHGVLVTITPLANAGTVAETTLTAMLALSKHIVPATNAMRAGEWAAARTHLGFDLAGKTVGIIGYGRIGKMVEQKMSALDMRILINSPHATTAAYGTIVDRDTLLRESDVVTLHLPVRPDTKNSIATREFQLMKPSAVLINFARGAVVNTADLVTALQTGVIQGAALDVFDQEPLPKSSPLYQLENVLLTPHIASNTVECTNRMATDAASEIIRVAEGAEPQWPVH; this is translated from the coding sequence ATGGATTATAAAATTGCCGTACCCCAGACCCTGGCTGTGGCTGGCAAACAACAGTTACGCGAGCACGGGTTTACCGTCGTTGAGCTCCCGGATCAACAGGTCAGCACGTTGCTCAACCTTGCTCCCGATGCGTTTGGAATTATTTTAGCAACGGCCCCCTTCCCAAAGGAAACCATTCACCAGATGCCCAACCTTAAGATCATCGCCAGAAATGGCGTGGGTTACGATAATCTCGATGTCCCGTATCTAAAGCAACACGGGGTGTTAGTCACGATTACGCCGCTTGCAAACGCTGGAACGGTCGCAGAAACCACGCTAACGGCGATGCTTGCCCTTTCCAAGCACATAGTTCCCGCTACCAATGCCATGCGCGCCGGAGAGTGGGCAGCAGCCCGAACCCACTTGGGCTTTGACCTAGCCGGTAAAACCGTTGGTATCATTGGTTATGGTCGGATTGGTAAAATGGTCGAGCAAAAAATGAGCGCCCTTGACATGCGCATCCTGATTAACTCACCCCACGCCACAACTGCGGCCTACGGAACAATCGTGGATCGCGACACGCTCCTACGCGAATCAGACGTGGTAACCCTGCACCTACCGGTTCGTCCGGACACTAAAAATTCGATTGCCACCCGTGAATTTCAGTTAATGAAACCCTCCGCGGTCTTAATTAACTTTGCCCGCGGGGCGGTCGTTAATACGGCTGATTTAGTGACCGCCCTGCAAACCGGCGTCATTCAAGGAGCCGCCTTAGACGTGTTTGATCAAGAACCACTGCCCAAATCCAGCCCCCTCTATCAGCTCGAGAACGTGTTATTAACGCCCCACATTGCATCCAACACAGTTGAATGTACGAACCGGATGGCGACCGACGCCGCCAGTGAAATCATTCGCGTCGCTGAAGGAGCGGAGCCCCAGTGGCCCGTCCATTAG
- a CDS encoding Gfo/Idh/MocA family protein, translated as MIKLGTIGTNWITERMIEAAHATGEYQLTAVYSRHEASGRELAKGHEPATVYTDLEQFLSDPNVEVVYIASPNVLHYEQILQALQHDKHVIVEKPAVLTPYQYQSVMDELARHPQVRYFEAARNVHMPAFAAVRDYLSGLDTGVDGAEFTFSQYSSRYDQVLAGQVPNVFNPQFGGGALTDLGIYPVYDAVGLFGVPERVAYYPTMISTGVDGKGTAILNYGAFDVTLNFSKLSNSTHNSEIYHGREIITFDSAGEVTEASIIQNNQRQILSQLYGKNPMIPEMTDFARVLQEPTQPQNVADYELWLEQMQNVNLVMSRLASAAGLEYPTKLEADE; from the coding sequence ATGATTAAATTAGGAACGATTGGCACCAACTGGATTACGGAACGCATGATTGAGGCCGCCCATGCCACTGGCGAATACCAGCTAACCGCGGTTTATTCCCGCCACGAAGCTAGCGGCCGCGAGCTTGCCAAGGGGCATGAACCTGCCACGGTGTACACGGATTTGGAGCAATTTTTAAGTGACCCCAACGTGGAAGTTGTTTACATTGCTTCACCAAACGTGTTGCACTACGAACAAATTCTGCAGGCTCTCCAACACGACAAACACGTGATTGTGGAAAAGCCAGCGGTGCTAACTCCCTACCAGTATCAAAGTGTAATGGATGAACTCGCCCGCCATCCCCAAGTACGGTACTTCGAAGCAGCTAGAAACGTCCACATGCCGGCCTTTGCAGCGGTGCGTGATTATCTGAGTGGCTTAGATACTGGGGTTGATGGCGCTGAGTTCACCTTTAGCCAGTACTCCTCGCGCTACGACCAGGTGTTAGCTGGACAAGTCCCAAACGTTTTTAATCCCCAGTTTGGTGGAGGCGCGTTGACCGACCTCGGGATCTATCCCGTGTATGATGCGGTCGGCTTGTTTGGGGTTCCCGAACGAGTAGCTTACTATCCAACCATGATTTCAACCGGAGTGGATGGCAAGGGGACGGCGATTTTGAACTATGGAGCCTTTGACGTTACCTTGAACTTTAGCAAGCTTTCGAATTCGACTCACAACTCAGAAATTTATCACGGACGAGAGATTATCACGTTTGATAGCGCTGGAGAAGTGACCGAGGCCTCCATCATTCAAAATAACCAACGCCAAATCCTCAGTCAGTTATATGGAAAGAACCCGATGATTCCCGAAATGACTGATTTTGCCCGGGTACTACAGGAACCTACACAACCTCAAAATGTGGCTGACTACGAGCTCTGGTTAGAGCAGATGCAGAACGTGAACCTGGTGATGAGTCGATTAGCTTCGGCTGCCGGGCTCGAATACCCAACCAAACTGGAGGCGGATGAGTAG